The following proteins are encoded in a genomic region of Rubrobacter xylanophilus DSM 9941:
- a CDS encoding ABC transporter ATP-binding protein produces MSAAMVRLENVSRRYGPVRAVEGLSLEVRRGEILALLGPSGCGKTTTLRLLAGFEPPDGGRIEISGRPVAAPGVFVPPERRRTGVVFQDYALFPHLTVRQNVAYGLGREKREARLEAVLRLARLEGLEERMPHELSGGQQQRVALARALAPEPAVVLLDEPFSNLDAALRARVRAEMRRILLAAGTTALFVTHDQEEALSLADRVAVMFEGRVVQSATPEELYERPADRRVAGFVGEANLLPGTAEGERALCALGEVPLREPARGGVELMLRPEQLALEPSPEGEAEVAEREFYGHDQLVRLRLPGGEGLQARLPGSIRLRPGERVRVRALSPAVAFPRPAH; encoded by the coding sequence GTGAGCGCCGCGATGGTGCGCCTGGAGAACGTCTCCCGCCGCTACGGGCCGGTGCGGGCGGTGGAGGGGCTGAGCCTCGAGGTGAGGCGCGGCGAGATCCTGGCCCTCCTCGGCCCCTCCGGGTGCGGCAAGACCACCACGCTGCGGCTCCTCGCGGGCTTCGAGCCCCCGGACGGGGGGAGGATCGAGATCTCCGGCCGACCGGTGGCCGCGCCGGGCGTCTTCGTCCCCCCCGAGCGGCGGCGGACGGGCGTGGTCTTCCAGGACTACGCCCTCTTCCCCCACCTCACCGTCCGGCAGAACGTTGCCTACGGGCTGGGGCGCGAGAAGCGGGAGGCCCGGCTGGAGGCGGTGCTGCGGCTGGCCCGCCTGGAGGGGCTCGAGGAGAGGATGCCGCACGAGCTCTCCGGCGGCCAGCAGCAGCGCGTGGCCCTGGCGCGGGCCCTCGCCCCGGAGCCGGCGGTCGTGCTGCTGGACGAGCCCTTCTCCAACCTGGACGCGGCGCTCCGGGCGCGGGTGCGGGCCGAGATGCGGCGCATCCTGCTCGCCGCCGGGACCACCGCCCTCTTCGTCACCCACGACCAGGAGGAGGCCCTCTCCCTGGCGGACCGGGTCGCGGTGATGTTCGAGGGGAGGGTGGTGCAGAGCGCAACCCCGGAAGAGCTCTACGAGCGGCCGGCCGACCGCCGGGTGGCCGGCTTCGTGGGGGAGGCGAACCTCCTGCCCGGGACGGCGGAGGGCGAGAGGGCGCTGTGCGCCCTCGGGGAGGTGCCGCTGCGGGAGCCCGCCCGGGGCGGCGTGGAGCTGATGCTCCGGCCCGAGCAGCTCGCGCTCGAGCCCTCCCCGGAGGGGGAGGCGGAGGTGGCGGAGAGGGAGTTCTACGGCCACGACCAGCTCGTCCGGCTGCGCCTCCCCGGCGGCGAGGGGCTGCAGGCCCGGCTGCCGGGGAGCATCCGCCTCAGGCCCGGCGAGAGGGTGCGCGTACGGGCGCTCTCCCCCGCCGTGGCCTTCCCCCGCCCCGCGCACTAG
- a CDS encoding HAD family hydrolase, with amino-acid sequence MTNSSSANGLRYDTVFLDVDGTLLWVDLDIEGYVRDLAPYAPDGGLTVERAAGPLRESVRTHIAENIKYRTAGALNEFRRRNALATARRLGVEAPPEVITGAAERRISFRPYPESEEVLRELRGLGARLYVVSNWDVLLEEVLRDLGWRGYFQGVVASAAVGREKPDPGIFEEALRRSGASRGRTVHVGNDPVADVEGARAAGIDAVLVDRRGGGGHPEAAFVVSDLREVPGIVRGES; translated from the coding sequence GTGACGAACTCGTCCTCCGCGAACGGGCTGCGCTACGACACGGTGTTTCTGGACGTGGACGGCACGCTGCTTTGGGTGGACCTGGACATCGAGGGGTACGTGAGGGACCTCGCGCCCTACGCCCCCGACGGCGGGCTCACCGTCGAGCGGGCGGCCGGTCCGCTGCGCGAGAGCGTGAGGACCCACATCGCCGAGAACATCAAGTACCGGACGGCCGGGGCGCTGAACGAGTTCAGGCGGCGCAACGCGCTCGCCACCGCCCGCAGGCTCGGCGTGGAGGCCCCGCCGGAGGTGATCACGGGGGCCGCGGAGCGCAGGATCTCCTTCCGGCCCTACCCGGAGTCCGAGGAGGTGCTGCGGGAGCTCCGGGGGCTGGGGGCCCGGCTGTACGTCGTCTCCAACTGGGACGTGCTGCTGGAGGAGGTGCTGCGGGATCTGGGGTGGCGGGGGTACTTCCAGGGGGTGGTGGCCTCCGCCGCCGTCGGCCGCGAGAAGCCCGACCCGGGCATCTTCGAGGAGGCGCTGCGGCGCAGCGGGGCGTCCCGGGGGCGCACCGTGCACGTGGGGAACGACCCCGTCGCGGACGTCGAGGGGGCGCGCGCCGCCGGGATAGACGCCGTGCTGGTGGACCGGCGGGGGGGAGGGGGGCATCCGGAGGCCGCCTTCGTCGTCTCCGACCTCCGGGAGGTGCCGGGGATAGTGCGGGGCGAGAGTTGA
- the ppgK gene encoding polyphosphate--glucose phosphotransferase: MQEVLGIDVGGSAIKGAPVSVKTGELLEERVRIETPQPSTPEAIVETIAALAGRFGWEGPVGCGFPAVIKDGVVRTAANVDPSNIGFDLQAALRERLGSEAGVINDADAAGLAEVRWGAGREVEGVVLMITVGTGLGTALFVDGRLVPNTELGHIELQGHEAEHIASDAARKRENLKWREWAQRFDAYLRAVEDLLWPDLIIIGGGTSKKAEKFMHRISPRTPVQIARMHNDAGIAGAALAALPEALRSPARAG, from the coding sequence ATGCAGGAGGTACTCGGCATAGACGTGGGGGGCTCGGCGATAAAGGGCGCCCCGGTGAGCGTGAAGACGGGGGAGCTTCTGGAGGAGAGGGTGCGCATCGAGACCCCGCAGCCCTCCACGCCGGAGGCCATAGTGGAGACCATAGCCGCCCTCGCCGGGCGCTTCGGGTGGGAGGGGCCGGTCGGCTGCGGCTTCCCCGCCGTCATAAAGGACGGGGTCGTCCGCACCGCGGCCAACGTGGACCCCTCCAACATCGGCTTCGACCTGCAAGCCGCCCTCCGCGAGCGGCTGGGGAGCGAGGCCGGCGTGATAAACGACGCCGACGCGGCCGGGCTGGCCGAGGTGCGCTGGGGCGCGGGCCGGGAGGTGGAGGGGGTGGTCCTGATGATCACGGTGGGGACCGGCCTCGGGACCGCGCTCTTCGTGGACGGCCGCCTCGTCCCCAACACGGAGCTGGGGCACATAGAGCTCCAGGGGCACGAGGCCGAGCACATCGCCTCCGACGCGGCCCGCAAGAGGGAGAACCTCAAGTGGCGGGAGTGGGCCCAGCGCTTCGACGCCTACCTGCGCGCCGTGGAGGATTTGCTGTGGCCCGACCTGATCATCATCGGCGGCGGGACCAGCAAGAAGGCGGAGAAGTTCATGCACCGCATAAGCCCCCGCACCCCCGTGCAGATCGCGAGGATGCACAACGACGCCGGGATCGCCGGGGCGGCGCTCGCCGCGCTGCCGGAGGCCCTCAGATCTCCCGCCCGCGCAGGATGA
- a CDS encoding GspE/PulE family protein, translating to MAAGSGTTGGRERNRSVWSLLLSEGSLTEEQLHRAVEAQKHDPRDLGQILVSLGYVSAEELARARARRLGLGYLEPSERDVDPAALGLVPERVLRRHRALPLRLEEGRLVAALADPTDLQALDDLRMLSGYPVTPVVATEEAIRRLQIKLFAVDERVTGILREAELREAREEDDDLDLGAGAGAEERPVIRLVSSILQQAISDGASDIHLEPRPGRLAVRVRVDGLLREVMSIPHRLQSGVISRLKLVSGLDIAERRLPQDGRFSVRIGQQKVDFRVASLPTVHGEKVVLRLLDNSHAAARLPELGLSPELHRRYESVFRRPYGAILVTGPTGSGKSTTLYATLAELNDPRKNIITVEDPVEYRIEGINQIQVNPRIGLSFASALRSILRSDPDVVMIGEIRDHETAKIAVESALTGHLVLATLHTSDAPGALTRLTDMGVEPFLTASAVDCVVAQRLARRLCERCRRPAEVERGLLEGIGFPFQLISEEEASFHRAVGCEWCGGTGYRGRIGVYELMMVDEAVGELVLRRASTAEIARAAEAGGMVRLREDALLKAARGTTTIEEALRTVV from the coding sequence ATGGCCGCAGGATCCGGGACAACGGGAGGCAGGGAGAGAAACCGCAGCGTCTGGAGCCTCCTGCTCTCGGAGGGGAGCCTCACCGAGGAGCAGCTGCACCGCGCCGTGGAGGCCCAGAAGCACGACCCCCGGGATCTCGGCCAGATCCTCGTCTCCCTGGGGTACGTCTCGGCCGAGGAGCTGGCGCGGGCCCGGGCGCGGCGGCTCGGGCTCGGCTACCTCGAGCCCTCCGAGCGGGACGTGGACCCGGCCGCGCTCGGCCTCGTCCCGGAGAGGGTGCTGCGCCGCCACAGGGCGCTCCCCCTGCGGCTGGAGGAGGGGAGGCTCGTGGCCGCCCTCGCGGACCCCACCGACCTGCAGGCGCTCGACGACCTGCGGATGCTCTCCGGCTACCCCGTCACCCCGGTGGTGGCCACCGAGGAGGCCATCCGCAGGCTGCAGATAAAGCTCTTCGCCGTGGACGAGCGGGTGACCGGCATCCTGCGGGAGGCGGAGCTTCGTGAGGCGCGGGAAGAGGACGACGACCTCGACCTCGGGGCCGGGGCAGGGGCCGAGGAGCGGCCCGTCATACGGCTGGTGAGCTCCATCCTGCAGCAGGCCATCTCCGACGGGGCCTCGGACATCCACCTCGAGCCGCGCCCCGGCAGGCTCGCCGTGAGGGTCCGGGTGGACGGACTGCTCCGGGAGGTCATGTCCATCCCCCACAGGCTGCAGAGCGGGGTGATCTCCCGGCTCAAGCTCGTCTCCGGGCTGGACATCGCCGAGCGGCGGCTGCCGCAGGACGGGCGGTTCTCGGTGAGGATCGGGCAGCAGAAGGTGGACTTCCGGGTGGCCTCGCTGCCCACCGTGCACGGGGAGAAGGTCGTGCTGCGGCTGCTGGACAACTCGCACGCCGCGGCCCGGCTGCCGGAGCTCGGGCTCTCCCCGGAGCTCCACCGCCGCTACGAGAGCGTCTTCCGCAGGCCCTACGGGGCGATCCTCGTCACCGGGCCCACCGGCAGCGGCAAGTCCACCACCCTGTACGCCACGCTCGCCGAGCTCAACGACCCCCGGAAGAACATCATCACCGTGGAGGACCCGGTGGAGTACAGGATCGAGGGGATAAACCAGATCCAGGTCAACCCCCGCATCGGCCTGAGCTTCGCCTCCGCGCTCAGGAGCATCCTGCGCAGCGACCCGGACGTCGTGATGATCGGGGAGATAAGAGACCACGAGACCGCCAAGATCGCGGTGGAGTCCGCCCTCACCGGGCATCTGGTCCTGGCCACGCTCCACACCAGCGACGCCCCCGGGGCGCTCACCCGCCTCACCGACATGGGCGTGGAGCCCTTCCTGACCGCCTCGGCGGTGGACTGCGTGGTCGCCCAGCGGCTCGCCCGCCGGCTGTGCGAGCGGTGCCGGAGGCCGGCGGAGGTGGAGAGGGGCCTGCTCGAGGGCATCGGCTTCCCCTTCCAGCTGATCTCCGAGGAGGAGGCGAGCTTTCACCGGGCGGTGGGCTGCGAGTGGTGCGGCGGGACCGGCTACCGGGGCAGGATCGGGGTCTACGAGCTGATGATGGTGGACGAGGCGGTGGGGGAGCTCGTCCTGCGGCGCGCCTCCACCGCGGAGATCGCCCGGGCGGCCGAGGCGGGCGGGATGGTGCGGCTGCGGGAGGACGCGCTCCTGAAGGCGGCCCGCGGCACGACGACGATCGAGGAAGCGTTGAGGACGGTGGTATGA
- a CDS encoding aminopeptidase has protein sequence MRDERLRKLARLLVEYSIGAREGEQVLLSGGAAAGPLIREVYTSLLEAGAIPFVHASLPGLQERFFEHARELHYRKTPPMVRALYERADAFVNILAPTNTRALAGVDPEKQQALSRRDKELSDMVLKRDRWVLTLFPTDALAQESEMGLEEYEDFVFAAMALEEEDPVAFWREKSRRQERLKERLERAREIRITGPETDLTLSVEGRTFVNSAGTHNMPCGEVFTGPVEDSANGRIYFGVPVAVAGREVSGVRLRFENGRVVEASAEKGEEYLRSMLDADEGARYLGELGIGTNYHIPRPTRNILFDEKLGGTVHLALGRSYEATGGRNSSSIHWDLICDLRGGGEIRADGELVQKDGRFVGLELG, from the coding sequence ATGAGAGATGAGCGTCTGAGGAAGCTGGCGCGGCTGCTGGTCGAGTACTCCATAGGGGCCCGCGAGGGGGAGCAGGTGCTCCTCTCCGGCGGGGCGGCGGCGGGGCCCCTGATCCGGGAGGTCTACACGAGCCTGCTCGAGGCCGGGGCGATACCCTTCGTGCACGCCTCCCTGCCGGGACTGCAGGAGCGCTTCTTCGAGCACGCCCGGGAGCTGCACTACCGGAAGACCCCGCCGATGGTCCGCGCCCTCTACGAGCGGGCCGACGCCTTCGTGAACATCCTCGCGCCCACCAACACCCGGGCGCTCGCCGGGGTGGACCCGGAGAAGCAGCAGGCGCTCAGCCGCCGGGACAAGGAGCTCTCGGACATGGTCCTGAAGCGGGACCGCTGGGTGCTCACCCTGTTCCCCACCGACGCGCTGGCCCAGGAGTCGGAGATGGGCCTGGAGGAGTACGAGGACTTCGTCTTTGCGGCGATGGCGCTCGAGGAGGAAGACCCGGTGGCCTTCTGGCGCGAGAAGTCCCGGCGGCAGGAGCGCCTCAAGGAGAGGCTGGAGCGGGCGCGCGAGATCCGCATCACCGGCCCCGAGACGGACCTGACCCTCTCGGTGGAGGGCCGGACGTTCGTGAACTCCGCCGGCACCCACAACATGCCCTGCGGCGAGGTCTTCACCGGCCCGGTGGAGGACTCGGCCAACGGGCGCATCTACTTCGGCGTGCCGGTGGCGGTGGCCGGCCGGGAGGTCTCCGGGGTGCGGCTGCGGTTCGAGAACGGGCGGGTGGTGGAGGCCAGCGCCGAGAAGGGGGAGGAGTACCTCCGCTCGATGCTCGACGCCGACGAGGGCGCCCGCTACCTGGGGGAGCTGGGCATAGGGACGAACTACCACATCCCCCGCCCCACCCGGAACATCCTCTTCGACGAGAAGCTGGGCGGGACGGTGCACCTGGCGCTCGGCCGCTCCTACGAGGCCACGGGCGGCCGGAACTCCTCCAGCATCCACTGGGACCTCATCTGCGACCTGCGCGGGGGCGGCGAGATCCGCGCCGACGGGGAGCTCGTCCAGAAGGACGGGCGCTTTGTCGGCCTGGAGCTGGGGTGA
- the folE gene encoding GTP cyclohydrolase I FolE yields the protein MTEAYPPRGRVDRERIQRAVREILVAVGEDPEREGLLGTPRRVAEAYEYLFSGLREDPLRHLQVGFMEDYRDLIIVRDIYLASLCEHHLLPFIGRAHVAYAPRGKVVGISKLARLVEGYARRPQLQERLTSQIADALYEGLGSRGSLVIVEADHSCMTMRGVQKPGSVTVTSASRGIYREDGALRSELTDLILRGREI from the coding sequence TTGACCGAGGCCTATCCCCCGCGGGGCCGGGTCGACCGGGAGAGGATCCAGCGCGCGGTGCGCGAGATACTGGTGGCCGTCGGCGAGGATCCGGAGCGGGAGGGGCTCCTGGGGACCCCGCGGAGGGTCGCCGAGGCCTACGAGTACCTCTTCTCCGGGCTCAGGGAGGACCCGCTGCGCCACCTTCAGGTCGGCTTCATGGAGGACTACCGGGACCTCATCATCGTCCGGGACATCTACCTCGCCTCGCTCTGCGAGCACCACCTGCTGCCGTTTATCGGGAGGGCGCACGTGGCCTACGCCCCGCGGGGCAAGGTGGTGGGGATCTCCAAGCTCGCCCGGCTGGTGGAGGGCTACGCCCGCCGGCCCCAGCTGCAGGAGCGGCTCACCTCCCAGATCGCCGACGCCCTCTACGAGGGGCTCGGCTCGCGGGGGTCGCTGGTCATCGTCGAGGCGGACCACTCGTGCATGACGATGCGGGGGGTGCAGAAGCCCGGGAGCGTCACCGTGACCTCGGCCTCCCGGGGCATCTACCGGGAGGACGGGGCGCTGCGCTCCGAGCTCACGGACCTCATCCTGCGCGGGCGGGAGATCTGA
- a CDS encoding type IV pilus twitching motility protein PilT, producing MSGMVAENGLGDFLLEMLEAGASDLHLTAGSPPAVRVDGEVRPLDHPPLTPVATRDLVYDILTDEQRRRLENDWELDFSYSVPGAARFRVNVYFQRGSLGAAFRAIPHEIKGLGELGLPEAVEGLTEKPRGLVLVTGPTGSGKSTTLAAMIDRINETRSGHIMSIEDPIEFLHRHKRCIVNQREVSSDTRSFAAALRHVLRQDPDVILVGEMRDLETISLAVTAAETGHLVFGTLHTQDAPQTVDRIVDVFPPHQQAQVRAQLANALQGIVTQTLLRRRDGRGRVVACEVLVATPGVRNLIREGKNHQLYSAMQTGGKFGMQTLDAALAGLVRRGVVSPEEAGRHASNPDELRRLAGAYAGGARGVF from the coding sequence ATGAGCGGCATGGTGGCGGAGAACGGGCTCGGGGACTTCCTGCTTGAGATGCTCGAGGCCGGGGCCAGCGACCTGCACCTCACGGCGGGCAGCCCGCCGGCGGTGCGCGTGGACGGCGAGGTGCGGCCTCTGGACCACCCGCCGCTCACCCCGGTGGCCACCCGCGACCTCGTCTACGACATCCTCACCGACGAGCAGCGGCGGCGGCTGGAGAACGACTGGGAGCTGGACTTCTCCTACTCCGTCCCCGGCGCGGCCCGCTTCCGGGTCAACGTCTACTTCCAGCGGGGCTCGCTCGGGGCCGCCTTCCGGGCCATCCCCCACGAGATAAAGGGCCTCGGCGAGCTGGGGCTCCCCGAGGCCGTGGAGGGGCTCACCGAGAAGCCGCGCGGGCTCGTGCTCGTCACCGGGCCCACCGGCAGCGGCAAGTCCACCACGCTCGCCGCCATGATCGACCGCATCAACGAGACCCGCAGCGGCCACATCATGAGCATCGAGGACCCCATAGAGTTCCTGCACCGGCACAAGCGCTGCATCGTCAACCAGCGGGAGGTCTCCTCCGACACCCGCAGCTTCGCCGCGGCGCTCCGGCACGTGCTGCGGCAGGACCCGGACGTGATCCTGGTGGGGGAGATGCGGGACCTCGAGACCATCTCGCTCGCCGTCACCGCCGCGGAGACCGGCCACCTGGTCTTCGGGACGCTCCACACCCAGGACGCCCCGCAGACCGTGGACCGCATCGTGGACGTCTTCCCGCCCCACCAGCAGGCCCAGGTGCGCGCGCAGCTGGCCAACGCGCTGCAGGGCATCGTCACCCAGACGCTCCTCAGGCGGCGCGACGGCCGCGGGCGGGTGGTGGCCTGCGAGGTGCTCGTGGCCACCCCGGGGGTGCGCAACCTCATCCGGGAGGGGAAGAACCACCAGCTCTACTCCGCGATGCAGACCGGCGGCAAGTTCGGGATGCAGACGCTCGACGCCGCGCTCGCGGGCCTCGTCCGCCGGGGCGTGGTCTCCCCCGAGGAGGCCGGGCGGCACGCCTCGAACCCCGACGAGCTGCGGCGGCTCGCCGGGGCCTACGCGGGCGGCGCGCGGGGGGTCTTCTAG
- a CDS encoding type IV pilus twitching motility protein PilT: MESSGGGPGNRRDLSRIEGLLEEMVAMGGSDLHLKVGSPPVVRVDGLLRRLEGFADLEPAHTVEALSQILPAALARDFEVEGEADFSYSVEGLGRFRVNAFRQRGSVSLAMRFVPFEVPRFEELGLPEAVGRLAREERGIVLVTGTTGSGKSTTLAAMIDLINRSEARHIVTVEDPIEFLHRDRRSIINQREVGMDTASFSRALRRVLRQDPDVILIGEIRDAETAQIALSAAETGHLVLSTLHTVDATETVNRLIDLFPPHERVQVRSMLAGTLRGIVGQRLLRARDGGRVVACEVLVATGRIREFILDASKTAQIQEAIAEGGYYGMQTYDQALLELVREGRVGYEEAVRASSQPQNFRLMVRSLGIGG, translated from the coding sequence ATGGAGTCGAGCGGAGGCGGGCCCGGGAACCGGCGGGATCTATCGAGGATCGAGGGGCTCCTGGAGGAGATGGTTGCGATGGGGGGCAGCGACCTGCACCTGAAGGTGGGCAGCCCGCCGGTGGTGCGCGTTGACGGGCTCTTGCGGCGGCTGGAGGGCTTCGCGGACCTCGAGCCCGCGCACACGGTGGAGGCCCTCTCCCAGATACTCCCCGCCGCGCTCGCCCGGGACTTCGAGGTGGAGGGGGAGGCGGACTTCTCCTACTCGGTCGAGGGGCTCGGGCGCTTCCGGGTGAACGCCTTCCGCCAGCGCGGCTCGGTTTCGCTGGCGATGCGCTTCGTGCCGTTCGAGGTGCCGCGCTTTGAGGAGCTGGGGCTGCCCGAGGCGGTGGGGCGCCTGGCGAGGGAGGAGCGGGGCATCGTGCTGGTCACCGGCACCACTGGCAGCGGCAAGTCCACCACGCTCGCCGCCATGATCGACCTCATAAACCGCTCGGAGGCCCGGCACATCGTGACCGTGGAGGACCCCATAGAGTTTCTGCACCGGGACCGCAGGAGCATCATCAACCAGCGGGAGGTGGGGATGGACACCGCCTCCTTCTCGCGGGCGCTGCGGCGGGTGCTGCGGCAGGACCCCGACGTGATCCTGATCGGGGAGATCCGGGACGCCGAGACCGCCCAGATAGCCCTCTCCGCCGCCGAGACCGGCCACCTGGTGCTCTCCACCCTGCACACGGTGGACGCCACCGAGACGGTGAACCGGCTCATAGACCTCTTCCCCCCGCACGAGCGGGTGCAGGTGCGCTCGATGCTGGCGGGCACCCTGCGCGGGATCGTCGGCCAGCGGCTGCTGCGGGCCAGGGACGGTGGCCGGGTGGTGGCCTGCGAGGTGCTGGTGGCCACCGGGAGGATCCGGGAGTTCATCCTGGATGCGTCGAAGACCGCCCAGATACAGGAGGCGATCGCCGAGGGCGGCTACTACGGGATGCAGACCTACGACCAGGCGCTCCTGGAGCTGGTGCGCGAGGGCCGGGTGGGCTACGAGGAGGCGGTGCGGGCCTCCAGCCAGCCGCAGAACTTCCGCCTGATGGTGCGCTCTCTGGGGATCGGGGGCTAG